A part of Limihaloglobus sulfuriphilus genomic DNA contains:
- a CDS encoding XTP/dITP diphosphatase has translation MKILVATTNSGKKREFQALLNIPEVEWLSLSDLPEFQEVEETGNTFAENASIKACGYAKQTGLWTVADDSGLEIDALDGAPGIHSARFSGTHKVHDDKQLIDHENTEKALALLEGVPNEKRTARFRCCLCLASPDEVLAQTDGVFEGIISTEKRGTNGFGYDPILYIPEKGKTVAQMQSYEKNSISHRAKAVMKLKPILEKMLRK, from the coding sequence ATGAAAATACTCGTTGCGACAACAAACTCAGGGAAAAAAAGAGAATTCCAGGCACTGCTCAACATACCGGAAGTGGAATGGCTCAGCCTTTCAGACCTGCCGGAATTTCAAGAAGTCGAAGAAACCGGTAACACTTTCGCCGAGAACGCATCGATCAAGGCCTGCGGATACGCGAAACAAACCGGCCTATGGACAGTAGCCGACGATTCGGGGCTTGAAATAGACGCTCTTGATGGAGCGCCGGGGATCCACAGCGCAAGGTTTTCCGGAACACATAAAGTACACGATGACAAACAGTTAATTGACCATGAGAACACTGAAAAGGCACTGGCCCTGCTCGAAGGCGTACCTAACGAAAAAAGAACCGCCAGATTCCGCTGCTGTCTGTGCCTGGCGAGCCCCGACGAAGTGCTGGCTCAGACTGATGGGGTTTTTGAGGGAATCATAAGCACCGAAAAACGCGGCACAAACGGTTTCGGCTACGACCCGATTCTGTATATACCGGAAAAAGGCAAAACCGTGGCACAGATGCAAAGCTATGAGAAAAACTCCATCAGCCACCGCGCCAAAGCGGTAATGAAACTTAAACCCATTCTGGAGAAAATGTTACGAAAGTAA
- the lexA gene encoding transcriptional repressor LexA has translation MAKNQKIPVRSRKVNTAKRKKRNSLTPKKVEILRFIRQYQLQNLYLPTIRELAEHLQRSITTVFEHCENLRNDGFLLSSGRKVRSLELTKKGIETLDKIDGNVEQDDQSGPDEDGIPFAGSVAAGFPVDAAQFDGRLTLHGEFGRDNIFALEVSGDSMIEDNIFPGDRVICRRPESVQNGDIVVALVDDVEVTLKRFYNNRGKICLQPANKNYKPIFTDNCQVQGVVVGLIRNM, from the coding sequence ATGGCGAAGAATCAGAAAATTCCAGTCAGGAGCAGAAAAGTGAATACAGCAAAACGGAAAAAAAGAAACTCGCTAACACCCAAAAAAGTCGAGATACTAAGATTCATAAGACAGTATCAGCTTCAAAATCTCTATCTGCCGACGATTCGGGAGCTGGCAGAACACCTTCAAAGAAGCATCACAACCGTGTTCGAACACTGCGAAAACCTGCGAAACGACGGTTTTCTGTTGTCGTCGGGGAGGAAGGTTCGCTCTTTGGAGCTGACGAAAAAGGGGATTGAGACCTTAGACAAAATTGACGGCAATGTTGAGCAGGACGATCAAAGCGGCCCGGACGAAGACGGGATACCCTTTGCCGGCAGCGTCGCGGCTGGTTTTCCGGTTGATGCGGCTCAATTTGACGGCCGGCTCACTCTTCACGGCGAGTTCGGCAGGGATAACATCTTCGCTTTGGAGGTCTCCGGCGACAGCATGATAGAGGACAATATCTTCCCGGGTGACAGGGTAATCTGCCGCAGACCGGAAAGCGTCCAGAACGGCGATATCGTTGTGGCTCTTGTGGATGATGTAGAGGTAACTCTTAAGCGGTTTTACAACAACCGCGGCAAGATATGCCTTCAGCCTGCCAATAAGAACTACAAACCGATCTTTACGGATAACTGTCAGGTACAGGGGGTTGTTGTGGGCTTGATAAGGAATATGTAA
- a CDS encoding zinc ribbon domain-containing protein, with protein MKRSFCQSCGMPLKKDKGGGTNADKSLNPDYCSYCYQEGKFTFEGEFSEFQEFCKRRMIENGHSRLTAWLMTRGIKRLKRWQ; from the coding sequence ATGAAAAGGTCTTTTTGTCAAAGTTGCGGTATGCCGCTAAAAAAGGACAAAGGCGGCGGAACAAATGCTGATAAATCCCTGAATCCTGATTATTGCAGTTATTGTTATCAGGAAGGTAAATTCACCTTTGAGGGTGAATTCAGTGAGTTTCAGGAATTCTGTAAACGAAGAATGATTGAAAATGGCCATTCCAGGTTGACGGCGTGGTTAATGACGCGAGGTATAAAACGGCTGAAAAGATGGCAGTAG
- a CDS encoding DUF3137 domain-containing protein, translating to MKTIEELKDFYSKELEPELVLLEDQRKKVLRNLLITAAVTAVIVFGGVAAIVFGGGTTPGLGIIVFPVVITFVICSFALKFFSKSYVADFKNTVINRIIKFIDPQLHFEPYACIPSHVYDASDIFQTRYDEYKGEDLVEGTVGKTPMSFSELHTEYITRHKNRKQHHTIFRGLFFVAEFNKHFEGKTLVLPDTAQKLFGRLGQRLQSMNFTRDELVKLEDPEFERHFAVHSTDQIEARYILSTSLMKRITDFKQRTGREIFISFRFESIFVAIKYNKNLFEPKIFTTLLNFAPIREYYEDLAMAIGIVEDLNLNTRIWSKR from the coding sequence ATGAAAACAATCGAGGAGCTGAAAGACTTTTACAGCAAAGAGCTTGAACCTGAGCTGGTTCTGCTGGAAGACCAAAGGAAAAAAGTCCTGCGGAACCTGTTAATCACCGCCGCGGTTACGGCCGTTATAGTATTTGGCGGAGTTGCCGCAATAGTTTTTGGCGGCGGGACAACGCCGGGATTGGGTATAATAGTCTTTCCTGTGGTTATCACATTTGTAATATGCAGCTTTGCCCTGAAATTCTTTTCAAAGTCTTATGTCGCCGATTTCAAGAATACGGTTATCAACCGCATAATCAAATTTATTGACCCGCAGCTTCACTTCGAGCCCTACGCATGTATCCCTTCACACGTATATGATGCGTCGGATATTTTTCAAACTCGTTATGATGAGTACAAAGGCGAAGACCTCGTAGAGGGGACTGTCGGCAAGACTCCGATGAGCTTTTCTGAGCTGCATACCGAATATATAACCCGCCACAAAAACCGCAAACAGCACCACACGATATTCAGGGGGCTCTTTTTTGTTGCCGAATTCAACAAACACTTTGAGGGCAAAACGCTGGTACTGCCCGATACTGCCCAGAAACTTTTCGGCAGGCTGGGCCAGAGACTACAATCCATGAATTTTACACGTGATGAGCTGGTAAAACTCGAAGACCCGGAATTTGAACGGCATTTTGCGGTTCATTCCACTGACCAGATCGAGGCCCGCTACATACTCTCAACGAGCCTGATGAAGCGTATAACCGATTTCAAACAGCGTACCGGCAGGGAGATTTTTATCTCATTCAGGTTTGAAAGTATCTTTGTGGCTATAAAGTACAACAAAAACCTCTTTGAGCCGAAAATTTTTACCACCCTGCTGAATTTTGCCCCTATACGTGAATACTACGAAGACCTGGCGATGGCAATCGGGATTGTAGAAGACCTGAACCTCAACACCAGGATTTGGAGCAAAAGATAA
- a CDS encoding LemA family protein — MVPLYIGIGIAVFLLIVFILIRNSLVGKKNEVERVFSTIDVMLKKRYDLIPNLVATVKQYMTHEKELLTDVTRLRASAMKGGMSSDERVNLDNMISKTLGGIMVAVENYPQLKANENFMHLQASLNEIEEQISAARRAFNSAVTDYNNAVEMFPTNVVAGMMNYTRKQVFETSELERQNPNIGGLFAKEN; from the coding sequence ATGGTTCCTTTGTATATCGGGATTGGAATTGCAGTTTTTCTGCTGATTGTTTTTATTCTGATCCGAAACAGTCTTGTCGGTAAAAAAAACGAGGTCGAACGGGTATTCTCCACAATTGATGTGATGCTGAAAAAACGCTACGACCTGATTCCCAACCTTGTCGCCACGGTCAAGCAGTACATGACCCACGAAAAGGAGCTGCTGACAGATGTAACCCGCCTGAGAGCTTCCGCGATGAAAGGCGGAATGAGCAGCGATGAAAGGGTCAACCTGGATAATATGATCTCAAAGACACTGGGCGGTATCATGGTAGCTGTGGAAAACTACCCCCAGCTAAAGGCAAACGAGAATTTCATGCATCTTCAGGCCTCTCTAAATGAGATTGAAGAGCAGATATCCGCCGCAAGGCGGGCGTTCAACTCTGCTGTAACCGACTACAACAACGCAGTTGAAATGTTCCCGACCAACGTCGTGGCGGGCATGATGAACTATACCCGTAAACAGGTATTCGAAACTTCCGAGCTGGAAAGGCAGAATCCAAACATCGGCGGACTCTTTGCAAAGGAAAACTAG
- a CDS encoding sodium:solute symporter family transporter — MSYLNSIDYTIIVVYFSILVGLGVYLQRKASSSMEDYFLGGRSLPWWALGISGMASWLDVTGTMVVTSFLFLLGPRGLFIEFRGGAVLIAALCLLWLGKWHRRSQCITGAEWMKFRFGEGFGGKFARIASAVAAIFTTVGMLAYMIKGVGMFLSMFLPFTPVQCAMGLIFIAAIYTMMSGFYGVVFTDVFQAGIVITGVIFISSMAIIKVASIDSLAEYAQEITGNSQWITSAPHFDTEMPAGYEVYRNLFWFAFFYLLRNVFGGLGMGAEPKYFGAKNDRECGTLTAMTVSCIMFRWPLMISFAVLGLFLVGDLFPDQNVILQSSELIKSFYPNTGENTWNDVLSTVINKPNLCPPELIAGLTDILGSDYAQKLNLVSFSGTVNPERILPAVVLYMVPAGFRGMILIALIAASMSTFDTTVNMANGFFTRDIYQAYLRPKAKNFELMFVNWMFVIAVVVVGFLMAVSVKSINDIWGWIIMGLGGGLMMPGILRLYWWRFNGAGFAVGTVFGLIGAIVMRAATSGMLGSAIEENTSLFLDERWQFVLMSIIGLIGSIIGTYMGKPAESHILENFYRKTRPWGLWNGMINMFSKEEQKKMRREWTFDLAALPFALGWQITLFLLPMQAIVKSWNSLLITLLVHVVCLIGMYFLWYKQLPETNFYPEEEPQKA, encoded by the coding sequence ATGAGCTACCTGAACTCTATTGATTATACAATAATAGTTGTATATTTTTCAATCCTTGTAGGGTTGGGAGTTTATCTTCAACGAAAAGCGTCATCGAGTATGGAAGATTATTTCCTCGGCGGCCGATCGCTTCCCTGGTGGGCGCTCGGAATCTCGGGCATGGCTTCCTGGCTCGATGTTACCGGCACTATGGTAGTTACATCGTTTCTTTTTCTTCTTGGCCCTCGCGGACTGTTCATCGAATTTCGAGGAGGAGCCGTACTTATAGCCGCCCTTTGCCTTTTATGGCTGGGTAAATGGCACCGCAGAAGTCAGTGTATTACCGGAGCAGAATGGATGAAGTTCAGGTTCGGCGAGGGCTTCGGCGGCAAATTCGCCCGTATCGCCTCAGCCGTAGCGGCAATATTCACAACTGTGGGTATGCTGGCTTACATGATAAAGGGTGTGGGGATGTTCCTCTCAATGTTCCTTCCCTTTACTCCGGTACAATGCGCGATGGGACTGATTTTTATCGCGGCAATCTACACGATGATGTCCGGCTTTTACGGCGTAGTATTTACAGACGTTTTTCAGGCGGGCATTGTTATCACAGGTGTAATATTTATAAGCTCAATGGCAATAATAAAGGTAGCAAGCATAGATTCACTGGCAGAATACGCCCAGGAAATAACCGGCAACAGCCAGTGGATAACCTCTGCACCCCACTTTGACACAGAAATGCCCGCAGGCTACGAAGTTTACAGAAACCTGTTCTGGTTCGCGTTTTTCTATCTTCTCCGCAACGTTTTCGGCGGGCTGGGCATGGGAGCAGAACCAAAATATTTCGGCGCGAAAAATGACCGCGAATGCGGTACGCTCACTGCCATGACGGTATCATGCATCATGTTCCGCTGGCCTTTAATGATTTCTTTTGCCGTGCTGGGGTTGTTTCTGGTCGGAGACCTCTTCCCCGATCAGAATGTTATATTACAAAGCAGCGAGCTGATAAAGAGCTTCTATCCAAACACAGGTGAAAACACCTGGAACGACGTCCTGAGCACAGTCATAAACAAACCGAATCTCTGCCCGCCCGAGCTTATAGCGGGACTTACGGATATTCTTGGATCCGACTACGCTCAAAAGCTCAATCTCGTCAGCTTCTCTGGTACGGTAAACCCAGAACGGATTCTGCCGGCAGTTGTCCTTTATATGGTACCGGCAGGTTTTCGCGGAATGATACTGATAGCCCTGATCGCGGCGTCCATGTCAACCTTTGACACAACAGTAAACATGGCAAACGGTTTCTTTACACGTGATATCTACCAGGCATACCTGCGGCCCAAGGCGAAAAACTTCGAGCTGATGTTTGTGAACTGGATGTTTGTTATTGCCGTTGTCGTGGTCGGTTTCCTGATGGCGGTCTCGGTTAAGAGCATAAACGACATCTGGGGCTGGATAATCATGGGCCTGGGCGGCGGCCTGATGATGCCGGGTATCCTGCGGCTTTACTGGTGGCGGTTTAACGGCGCGGGCTTCGCTGTCGGCACAGTATTCGGACTGATAGGAGCCATTGTTATGAGAGCGGCAACAAGCGGTATGCTTGGCTCGGCCATAGAAGAGAACACATCGCTGTTTCTCGACGAACGCTGGCAATTCGTTTTGATGAGTATTATAGGCCTTATCGGCTCAATTATCGGAACGTATATGGGCAAACCCGCTGAATCGCATATCCTGGAAAACTTCTACCGCAAAACACGGCCGTGGGGACTGTGGAACGGCATGATAAACATGTTCAGCAAAGAAGAACAGAAGAAGATGCGCAGGGAGTGGACGTTTGACCTGGCGGCGCTGCCGTTTGCGCTTGGCTGGCAGATAACTTTGTTTCTGCTGCCGATGCAGGCAATCGTCAAGTCGTGGAACTCGCTCTTGATTACGCTGCTGGTACATGTCGTATGCCTTATTGGAATGTACTTCCTTTGGTACAAACAACTGCCCGAGACTAATTTCTACCCCGAAGAAGAACCCCAAAAAGCCTGA
- a CDS encoding ATP-dependent DNA helicase, with amino-acid sequence MISFETQVFDVDHILGPDGLVASGMRDYEHRPGQVAMSQAIMRSFETSRHLLAEAGTGTGKSFAYLTCAIFKAIENNCRVLVSTHTINLQEQLINKDLPFLAKVLPWEFNANIAKGRSNYICLRRFKFAKDAGATLFDGENSEMQLLAKWVKTTDDGSLSSIPFVPSPKTWEAVQSEHGNCKGRKCPSFRECFYMKARRSLETSNIIVANHALLFSDLVLKKQNGMGIIPDYAYIIVDEAHNIEQVAEQHIGINLSSSRIAYTLNGLFNSGKNTGLLKITGQSELCPLVDDCRKSSELFFQSAEDWIKQQGQSFSGRCPANFIEDTLSPALRALRIKLNSQAGKLDEEDDNRFELGRYVEILKDYEDAVSSFIKRPAEDDGFIYWLEYKAGRFARINLRSAPLEVGPHLQDFLYKPFPSIIATSATLSCGGEKGFDYLAGRIGLNDYDSIQLDSHFDYKNQVKVYIETALPEPNSFEFTKAAADKTLQYIKMTQGRAFVLFTSYRMLDEFADKLRGPLEDMGIQLLCQGSSIDRTTLLKEFVNDTQSVLFGTESFWQGVDVPGESLSNVIIVKLPFAVPSRPLIQGKIEQIRKKGGNPFNEFQLPSAIIKFKQGFGRLIRKKSDKGIVAILDSRIITKYYGRLFLKAIPECTVEQIRS; translated from the coding sequence TTGATATCGTTTGAAACCCAGGTATTTGACGTAGATCACATACTCGGCCCGGACGGACTTGTCGCCTCAGGAATGAGAGACTATGAGCACCGGCCCGGGCAGGTAGCAATGTCTCAGGCAATAATGAGATCTTTTGAGACTTCTCGCCACCTGCTGGCCGAAGCCGGTACAGGTACAGGCAAAAGTTTCGCCTATCTGACATGCGCCATTTTCAAGGCTATCGAAAACAACTGCCGCGTTCTTGTCAGCACACATACCATAAACCTCCAGGAGCAGCTCATAAACAAGGATCTGCCATTCCTGGCAAAGGTGCTGCCCTGGGAGTTTAACGCAAATATCGCCAAGGGCCGCAGCAACTATATATGCCTGAGACGGTTCAAATTTGCCAAAGACGCCGGAGCAACCCTCTTTGACGGAGAAAATTCCGAGATGCAGCTTCTGGCAAAATGGGTAAAGACCACTGACGACGGTTCGCTCAGCTCAATTCCGTTTGTCCCCTCGCCAAAGACCTGGGAGGCGGTGCAGAGTGAGCACGGAAACTGCAAAGGCCGAAAATGCCCTTCGTTTCGCGAATGTTTTTACATGAAGGCCCGCCGCTCACTTGAAACGTCAAATATCATTGTCGCAAATCACGCTCTGCTCTTTAGCGATCTCGTGCTGAAAAAACAAAACGGCATGGGCATTATACCCGATTACGCATACATCATTGTCGATGAGGCACACAACATAGAACAGGTTGCAGAGCAGCATATCGGCATAAACCTCTCGTCCTCCCGAATAGCCTATACCCTGAACGGCTTGTTCAATTCCGGCAAAAACACAGGACTGCTCAAAATAACCGGCCAGAGCGAATTATGCCCTCTCGTTGATGATTGCAGGAAATCAAGCGAGCTTTTCTTTCAATCAGCAGAAGACTGGATAAAACAACAGGGGCAGAGTTTCAGCGGCAGATGCCCTGCAAATTTCATTGAGGACACACTAAGCCCGGCACTGCGGGCGCTGAGGATCAAACTAAATTCCCAGGCCGGCAAACTTGACGAAGAAGACGACAACCGTTTTGAGCTTGGCCGGTATGTGGAAATCCTGAAAGACTATGAAGATGCCGTCAGCAGCTTTATAAAAAGACCCGCCGAGGACGACGGTTTTATCTACTGGCTTGAATACAAGGCCGGCCGTTTTGCACGCATAAACCTGCGAAGCGCACCGCTGGAAGTCGGCCCCCACCTTCAGGATTTCCTTTACAAACCCTTCCCCTCAATTATAGCTACAAGCGCAACGCTAAGCTGCGGCGGAGAAAAGGGGTTTGATTACCTTGCCGGCCGTATCGGCTTGAACGATTACGATTCTATTCAGCTTGACTCACATTTTGACTACAAGAACCAGGTAAAGGTCTATATAGAAACGGCCCTTCCAGAACCGAACAGCTTTGAATTCACAAAAGCCGCGGCAGATAAAACACTTCAGTACATAAAAATGACCCAGGGCAGAGCGTTTGTACTCTTCACCAGCTACAGGATGCTCGATGAGTTTGCCGACAAACTTCGCGGCCCTCTTGAAGATATGGGGATACAGCTTCTTTGCCAGGGCTCAAGTATTGACAGGACAACACTACTCAAGGAATTTGTAAACGACACTCAAAGCGTGCTTTTCGGCACGGAAAGTTTCTGGCAGGGAGTCGATGTGCCCGGCGAGTCACTCTCTAATGTGATTATCGTAAAACTGCCTTTCGCCGTACCCAGCCGGCCCCTGATTCAGGGTAAGATTGAGCAAATACGCAAAAAAGGCGGCAATCCATTCAATGAATTTCAGCTGCCATCAGCGATTATAAAGTTTAAACAGGGCTTCGGCCGGTTGATCCGTAAAAAAAGCGATAAGGGTATCGTGGCAATCCTGGACAGCAGAATAATTACAAAATATTACGGCAGATTGTTCCTAAAGGCAATCCCCGAATGCACCGTTGAGCAGATCCGCTCATAA
- a CDS encoding NAD(+)/NADH kinase: protein MKPRAIIFGDPDKKNAAEAVKYFRGFSSDRVDIVFDSFGGSSIDGLLPDADIAFTFGGDGTLLSAASHLSSLGIPVVGVNAGRLGFLAEFSIEEIETFFDDVLEKKLPIEKRMLLRCKVYSKGLEKFNRLAVNEVAVMAGKPFRMIELLIEVEGEFLADPRSDGLIISTPTGSTAYNLSAGGPILSSALEAMVITPVSCQSLSFRPVVIPPDYRVCILPMKINRGTWVTLDGQASCSIKKHDCIEVTRAKSTFNVVSNPMRTYWNTLSDKLHWAKKPRYSETT, encoded by the coding sequence TTGAAACCCCGGGCGATAATATTCGGTGATCCAGACAAGAAAAACGCGGCGGAGGCTGTCAAGTACTTTCGCGGTTTTTCTTCCGACAGGGTCGACATTGTTTTCGACAGTTTTGGCGGAAGCTCTATAGACGGGTTGCTGCCGGATGCTGATATCGCCTTTACTTTCGGAGGCGACGGAACGCTTCTCAGCGCTGCATCGCACCTTTCTTCGTTGGGAATACCGGTTGTCGGGGTAAACGCAGGGCGTCTGGGATTTTTGGCCGAGTTCAGCATTGAAGAGATTGAAACGTTTTTCGATGATGTGCTTGAGAAAAAACTGCCTATAGAAAAACGTATGCTTCTGCGGTGCAAGGTTTACTCAAAAGGCCTCGAAAAATTCAACCGTCTGGCAGTAAATGAGGTTGCCGTTATGGCCGGTAAACCTTTTAGAATGATAGAGTTGCTGATAGAGGTAGAAGGCGAGTTTCTCGCCGACCCCAGAAGCGACGGACTCATCATCTCAACGCCTACCGGTTCAACGGCTTACAACCTTTCAGCAGGAGGTCCGATTCTTAGCTCTGCACTCGAGGCTATGGTTATAACTCCTGTAAGCTGCCAATCGCTGAGTTTCCGGCCTGTGGTAATACCTCCGGACTACAGAGTCTGCATACTTCCGATGAAAATCAACCGGGGTACCTGGGTAACTCTCGACGGGCAGGCATCTTGCAGCATTAAGAAGCATGACTGCATTGAAGTAACACGTGCCAAAAGCACCTTTAATGTTGTGAGCAACCCAATGAGAACATACTGGAACACCCTTTCTGACAAACTTCACTGGGCCAAGAAACCCAGATACTCAGAAACCACTTGA
- the dxs gene encoding 1-deoxy-D-xylulose-5-phosphate synthase, producing MTKILETIDSPQDIKKLKIEQLEKLAGEIRQEIIETVGRTGGHLASNLGNVELTLAMHYVFDFKTDHLLWDVGHQCYTHKLITGRKELFKNLRQKDGVSGFPSPQESEYDRFTVGHAGTSIPTGIGMGIAAKKLGKKDHIVSFVGDASIVNGLSLEALNYLQDLKRQFLIVLNDNSMAIDVTQGAIATMLSRVRLSHTYDEINKTTRNILDHIPLIGRKMDNAIANFKKTIKMSLPASRLFESLNIAYFGPVDGHDIRSLIQLFNGIKDIDYPVVLHTYTNKGKGFHPAGDDPRSFHSTGPFTNDNGKITHIKAGSGETFTSIIGDTITDLAKEDSRVTTVTAAMPDGTGLRRFKTSFPDRCFDVGIAESAAVDIAAGQAKMGLRPFVCIYSTFLQRGFDQIAHEVALQNLPVIFCIDRAGVVGDDGPTHHGMLDLAFLRSLPNMTVLAPATAAEAQNACRYALNLDSPCAIRYPRDYAPQNDGLEACDSDFVTGKSVTILDNDSKIVIVSYGSCLKNAYEAAIELKKRGIEVKLINARFAKPLDSDIIELYKVGKTIVTVEEHSLTCGFGSALLEACCGRNEVDMNSQTSSLGKIVIIGGPDRFIDKNTRNNQLKELGVDSESIISTVTKLNNMS from the coding sequence ATGACAAAAATACTTGAAACAATAGACAGTCCGCAAGATATAAAAAAACTCAAGATCGAACAGCTCGAAAAGCTGGCCGGAGAAATACGCCAGGAAATCATTGAAACCGTCGGCCGAACCGGCGGCCATCTGGCAAGCAACCTGGGAAACGTTGAGCTGACCCTGGCAATGCATTATGTGTTTGACTTCAAAACAGACCATCTTCTGTGGGATGTCGGACATCAATGCTATACCCATAAACTCATAACAGGCCGCAAAGAACTTTTCAAAAATCTCCGCCAAAAAGACGGCGTCAGCGGCTTCCCCTCACCCCAGGAGAGCGAGTACGACAGATTCACCGTCGGCCATGCAGGCACCTCCATACCCACGGGCATCGGAATGGGAATCGCGGCAAAGAAACTGGGCAAAAAAGACCACATTGTCTCTTTTGTAGGCGATGCAAGTATAGTCAACGGGCTCTCGCTGGAAGCGTTAAACTACCTCCAGGACCTGAAAAGGCAGTTTTTGATTGTCTTAAACGATAATTCAATGGCGATTGACGTAACACAAGGGGCTATCGCGACCATGCTGTCGAGGGTAAGACTAAGCCACACCTACGATGAAATCAATAAAACCACAAGAAACATCCTCGACCACATCCCGCTTATCGGCAGGAAGATGGATAACGCCATCGCGAATTTCAAGAAAACCATCAAGATGTCGCTGCCCGCATCAAGGCTTTTTGAGAGCCTGAATATTGCTTATTTCGGTCCCGTTGACGGCCATGACATACGCTCTCTTATTCAGCTTTTTAACGGGATAAAAGACATTGACTATCCGGTTGTGCTGCATACCTATACAAACAAGGGCAAAGGTTTTCACCCCGCAGGCGATGACCCGAGATCTTTCCACTCTACCGGCCCCTTTACTAATGATAACGGCAAAATAACCCATATTAAGGCCGGCAGCGGAGAAACCTTTACAAGCATTATTGGAGACACAATAACTGATCTTGCCAAAGAAGACTCCAGAGTAACAACTGTCACAGCCGCCATGCCCGACGGAACAGGGCTTCGCCGGTTCAAAACGAGCTTTCCGGACAGATGTTTCGACGTCGGGATAGCCGAAAGCGCAGCGGTTGATATAGCCGCCGGCCAGGCGAAAATGGGACTAAGGCCGTTTGTATGTATTTACTCGACATTCCTTCAGAGAGGCTTTGACCAGATTGCTCACGAAGTCGCGCTTCAGAATCTGCCGGTAATTTTCTGTATCGACCGTGCGGGAGTTGTCGGCGATGACGGCCCAACACATCACGGTATGCTGGACCTGGCATTCCTGCGGTCACTGCCGAATATGACAGTACTTGCCCCCGCCACTGCCGCAGAAGCTCAAAACGCGTGCAGATACGCACTTAATCTTGATTCTCCGTGTGCTATCCGCTATCCCAGAGATTATGCCCCCCAAAATGACGGGCTCGAGGCATGCGATTCCGATTTTGTAACCGGAAAATCGGTTACAATTCTTGATAACGACTCAAAAATTGTGATTGTCAGTTATGGCTCCTGCCTTAAAAACGCCTATGAGGCGGCAATTGAACTCAAAAAACGGGGTATTGAGGTAAAACTGATCAACGCAAGGTTTGCAAAACCGCTGGATTCTGATATAATAGAGTTGTATAAAGTTGGTAAAACTATAGTAACTGTAGAGGAACACTCTTTGACATGCGGTTTTGGTTCGGCACTGCTGGAAGCGTGCTGCGGCAGGAATGAGGTTGATATGAACAGCCAGACTTCCAGTCTCGGCAAAATAGTGATAATCGGCGGTCCGGACAGATTTATTGATAAAAATACCCGAAATAACCAGCTAAAAGAACTCGGAGTCGATTCAGAGAGTATAATAAGTACAGTTACAAAATTGAATAATATGTCATAA
- a CDS encoding polyprenyl synthetase family protein has product MTETITKKDFTAALEEKIQLVNSGLTRIMDEQSEIEPTLREAMRYTLLSGGKRIRAALVMWICEILRGEVTPDSLAAACAIEMVHTYSLVHDDLPAMDNDDLRRGRPTVHVKYDVPTAILTGDALLTLAFEVLVDKCGDPQLAVKLVGILAGAAGPAGMIAGQMADILGEKKEPTLDMLEYIHYNKTAMMFFAATTMGALTGKASPAIRSQFAQYGVKLGLCFQIADDILDITSNPATLGKTTGKDASAGKLTYPAIKGLTESKQIAENLTQEAENILDEIPGDIKILKYLTRSLLNRTK; this is encoded by the coding sequence ATGACTGAAACTATTACTAAAAAAGATTTTACGGCGGCACTCGAGGAAAAGATACAGCTTGTCAATTCCGGCCTTACCCGTATTATGGACGAGCAGAGCGAAATTGAACCAACCCTCCGCGAGGCGATGCGGTACACTCTGTTGTCCGGCGGAAAAAGAATCCGCGCTGCCCTTGTGATGTGGATATGCGAAATTCTCCGCGGAGAGGTTACGCCCGACAGTCTTGCCGCGGCCTGTGCCATAGAAATGGTGCATACATATTCGCTTGTTCACGATGACCTGCCGGCGATGGACAATGATGACCTGCGGCGGGGCCGGCCAACTGTCCATGTTAAGTATGATGTCCCCACAGCTATACTTACAGGCGATGCACTTCTGACGCTGGCATTTGAAGTGCTGGTTGACAAGTGCGGCGACCCGCAGCTTGCAGTAAAACTTGTTGGGATTCTTGCCGGCGCTGCCGGACCCGCAGGCATGATCGCGGGACAAATGGCTGATATTCTGGGTGAAAAGAAAGAGCCGACACTGGATATGCTCGAATATATTCACTACAACAAGACCGCCATGATGTTTTTCGCGGCGACAACCATGGGGGCACTAACCGGCAAGGCCTCGCCGGCGATACGTTCTCAGTTTGCCCAATACGGTGTAAAACTCGGCCTGTGTTTTCAGATAGCCGACGACATTCTCGATATAACCTCGAACCCCGCAACCCTCGGAAAGACAACTGGTAAAGATGCCTCAGCAGGAAAACTGACCTACCCTGCAATCAAAGGGCTGACAGAATCAAAACAAATAGCTGAAAATCTAACACAAGAAGCCGAAAACATTCTCGATGAGATACCCGGAGACATAAAAATCCTCAAATATCTCACCCGAAGCCTGTTAAACCGCACAAAATAA